DNA from Nitrospirota bacterium:
TTTGTTGAACGCAGAGCACGGGAATAGAGCTGAAACACGGCCACTACCGCAACAGCCATGATCGCGAGAGCGACCATAACCTCCATCAGACTAAAGCCGTTTGATTGAAGACGTGCCGAGGACCTGATTGACCTCAATCGCATATTTCTGCCCTTTTTCATTCTGTATTTCTATCAGGCCTCCGGAGCTGTTCCCCTTGGGGAAAAAGAAGATATCTGCCCCGGTTACGGGATATTTTTTCGGAACGATATGATTCTCTGACGGTTTTGAACCCGGATAATCAAGCCAGTACGTATTCGTCTCCTCGTTGAGCCTGAAAGCGACCTCTGTTCTGTCAAGAATGGCAGCCTCCCTGGCATGCCGTGTCGTCAGGTATATCCTGCGCGCCTCTTCCGTAAAGAGTGCCTTGTCGCGAAATCTCCCGACAGAAACTGCAACAATGGATACGATTATACCGACAATAAAGAGAACAACAAGGAGCTCAAGGAGCGTGAATCCACTCCTATTCCCAACTGTTGACGTCTTTATTTTCACCTTCTCCCCCTGCAGCACCATCAGCACCATAGGAAAACAGGTCATAGTCACCATGTGCCCCTGGTGCCTGGTACTGATAGGGTTTCTGCCAGGGATCGTTCGGCACCCCTTTTTTGAGATAGGAACCGTCCCAGCCCTGTGCACCGGGATTCGTGACCAGCGCATTGAGACCTTCTGAAGTAGTTGGGTATCTGCCGACATCAAGCCGGTAGCTGTCAAGGGCCTGGCCAAGCATCTCTATCTGGGTCCTGGCAGCAGACTGCTTGCCTTTCCCGACCTTGCCAAATATCTGGGGGCCGACAAGGGCTGCCAGCATCCCGAGGATGACCATAACGACCAGCAATTCTATGAGCGTAAAGCCTTTTCTGTTGTTAACGTGACCCTGTTCTTTTCTATTGTTCATATATCCTCCTGCTTTTCAGTATTCTGGCTTCTGATTTCTCTATTCTGTATTCTTGCTACATTGGTATCTCGTTGATGCTGAAGATGCCCATAAGCATGGAAATGACGATCAGGCCTACCACGATGCCCATGAGCAGGATAAGCAGGGGCTCAAAGAGACTCACAAACCGTTTGATAAGGTTCCTGGTGTCTGCCTCGAACCTGTCTGCTATCAAAAGAAATGTCTCCTCTAGTCTTCCTGCCTCTTCACCGACCGCCACCATCTGGTTAAAAATAGCAGGGAAGACGCCACTCTCTCTCAAGGGGACAGAAATACCCTTGCCTTTGCTTACGCCCACTTCCAGCACAATAAGCTTCTTTGCAACAACGTCATTGTCTATGACATCCCGTGAAACCCGTATGGCCTCAAGAATCGGAACACCGCTCTGAAGGAGTGTGCCGAAGGTCCTCGAAAATCTGGCAATGATGAATTTCATGCTCAGCTTTTTCAGCACAGGCACTTTCAGCTTGAGCCCATCGATATAACTCTTGCCCTCTGCAGTCCTTGCATACCCGCGAATCAGAAAAATAATCGCAACGAGCCCGCCCAGGAATGCCCACCAGTAGGCTGCAAACAGGCTGCTCACCTTCATCAGGATCAAGGTAGGCAGGGGAAGTGTCTGCCCCATATCAGAGAATATTTTAGCAAAGTTCGGGATAACAGAGAGCATCAGCACTGACACGGCCAGGCCACCGACAACGGTAAGGAGAATAGGATAGATGAGCGCTGAGGTAATCTCCTTTTTGAAATTGATACTTGTTTCAAGAAAACCTACCAACCGCTTAATGACTACCTCAAGAATCCCGCCTGACTCTCCTGCCTTGATCATATTGATATAAAGCCGTGGAAATATTCTGTGCTTGGCCATGGCACTCGAGAGCGTATTGCCTCTCTGGATGTCAATATAGACTTCCTTGATGATCGCACAGAGCGCCTTCTTCTCAGAGTGCTCTGAAAGCACATAAAGAGCCCTGTCTATGGGCAGTCCTGATTCAAGCAGGTTGCCGAGTTCCTGAGTAAAGATCAGGACATCTTCGTTTGTTATCCTCTGAAACAGGGAGATTTCTTTTGCCTCGCTCACCTTGATACTGAGAGGCACAAGCCCCATGCCCCTGAGCGTTGACTTAAGGGTGTCTTCGTCCGAGGAAGAAATTGTTTCTTTTACTTTTTTCCCGGCGGAATCAATGGCTTCGTAGCTGAAGACAGGCATGAGCCTATCTTATCACGCTGGGCAAAAGACCGTCAAACAAGGGAATCCTGCGAATCTGCTGCTGTCATCTGAAGACGTTATTTATGAATTCTGTTTTTGTTATTGTGGTATTTTTTGGGGAACTTCAGGCTAACGATCATGCAGAAATAAATTTGACGCAACGATAATTTTTCTTTCACAATCTGATAATTGCAGGTTGAACTTGATATATTTGCCGCTTTGTTGTCACAATAGCGCAACGTTCAGGTGCCAAGAGGCATAATAGGGAATCCCGTGAGGAAACAATCCGATCCGGGGACGGTCCCGCCGCTGTAATCCTGATCCCGGCCATGCCGGGATAAACGCCTTTGCTGGTAGTACGCCACTGTTCTGATTATCGGGATGGGAAGGCTGGCAAGGGTCAGGAGAGTCAGAAGACCTGCCTGGATGAAGCAGGGTATAGGTATTAGGGAACAGGTATTAGTAAAAAACTAACACCCGCTCCCCAACCCCCGATCCCTCAGATGCCTTCCCGCGGATGGAAGAAGAGGATGAAGTGAAACAGGGTGCAATCCTCAAGGCAAATTTTCTGCCTTGAGGATTTTTTATTTTATGGAGACGACAATGACACAATTGGAAAGAGCAGCAAATGGCGAAGTTACCGCGGAGATCAGGGCAGTTGCGGATATCGAAGGGTTCGATATTGAAATCATTCGGAGACGGGTTGGAGGCGGAAAGATCGTTATTCCTTCGAACAACAACCGAAGAAAGAGGGTCGTAGGCATAGGAAAGGGGCTCAGGACCAAGGTAAATGCCTCGATCGGCTCATCAACCGAGATCGCGGACATTGCGATGGAAGTTCAAAAGGCAAAAATCGCAGAACAGTACGGCGCTGACACTCTGATGGATCTGAGCGTTGGCGGTGACATAGAAGCGATCAGAAAGGCCGTGCTGGACGAGATCAGCCTCCCCGTAGGTACTGTTCCGCTTTATGAGGCCTTTGCGATTGCGATCGAAAAATACGGCGCGGCTGTCAATATGCCTGCAGAACTGCTCTTTGAGATGATCGAAAAGCAGTGCGCAGAAGGGGTCGGCTTCATGGCGATCCACTGTGGTATTAACAAAAGGACTGTCGAGATGCTCAGGAAGCAACACTACCGGTACGGCGGACTTGTTTCAAAGGGCGGCTCGTACATGGTTGCCTGGATGGAGCATAACAAGAAGGAAAATCCTCTTTACGAACATTTTGACCGCGTTGTCGAAATCATGAAGAGGTATGACGCAGTACTCAGCCTCGGCAACGGATTCCGCGCAGGCGCGATCCATGACGCATCAGACCGGGTACAGATCCAGGAGATGCTGATAAACTGCGAACTTGCAGAGCTCGGCCGTGAACAGGGCTGCCAGACCATGGTAGAAGGCCCGGGCCATATCCCTATCAACGAGATAGAGGCAAATATCATTATGGAAAAGAAGATGAGCGGCGAGTCGCCGTTTTATATGTTAGGCCCGATCACGACCGACATTGCGCCCGGATACGACCATATCACTGCTGCGATTGGGGCAGCTCTTTCCTCTTCCTTTGGCGCTGACTTCATCTGTTATGTTACACCTTCCGAGCATCTCGGCCTGCCGTTTCCTGAAGATGTCAGGGAGGGTGTTATTGCATCGAGGATTGCGGCCCATGTCGGCGACATGATCAAGCTCAAGAACCTGCATCAGGATAAGGAGATGTCAAAGGCAAGGCGGAATATGCAATGGGATAAACAGTTCTCCCTTGCAATCGATCCTGAGCGGGCTAAAGAGATCAAGGCAAAGAGGGGCAATGGCGACGAGCATTCCTGCACCATGTGCGGAAAGTTCTGCGCCAATGATATGCTCCGTGGCATGTTCGAAGCCGACATGGCCGGCTCTGATAAAAAATAATGTCAGAACGCATTAACAGAATTACCTTTGTACTGGGCGGAGCGCGGAGCGGCAAGAGTTCCTTCGCGCTCAATCGCGCCTCAGAACTGCCGGGACAAAAGGTGTATATAGCCACGGCACAGGCATTCGATGCGGAGATGTCCGACCGCATCGCAAAACATAAAGAAGAGCGGGGCAGTGACTGGAATACGGTCGAAGAGCCTTTGAATTTAGCAGAGGTATTAAGAACTGCTTCCTCTACCCATGATGTTGTTCTCGTTGACTGCCTCACTCTCTGGCTCTCTAATCTCATGCTTGCCGATAAAGATCAGGAAAAAGAGATGCAGTTTTTTATCTCATCACTCATTACTCATCACGCATCACGGGTTTTTGTAGTCTCAAATGAAGTCGGTATGGGTATTGTCCCGGACAACGAACTTGCCCGGAGATTCAGGGACATGGCAGGAAGGCTGAATCAGCAAATTGCAGCTGTTGCCGACGAAGTCTATCTCGTGGCTGCAGGAATATCGATAAGGATAAAATAGGGGGATGGATATGCAGGATACTATCAGGAAGATCGAAGCGGTCAGACCGGAATTTTTCGAAGGGGCGCAAAAGAGGCTGGACAATCTCACAAAACCTCCCGGAAGCCTCGGCAGACTTGAGGATCTGGCAAAACAGCTCGTTGCCATTACTGAAAATACCATGCCGGTAATTGACAAAAAAGTGGTATTCACCTTTGCCGGAGATCATGGAATTACTGAGGAGGGAGTGTCTGCATACCCAAAGGAAGTGACCCCTCAGATGGTATTTAATTTCATTAGAGGCGGTGCAGGAATAAACGTTCTTGCCAGACATGCAGGTGCAGAAGTGATTGTCGTAGATGTCGGCGTTGACCATGATTTCGGCAACATCGAAGGGCTCGTGTCGCGGAAGATCATGCGCGGTACAAAAAATATGATGAAGGGTCCGGCCATGACCAAAGATGAAGCGCAGCAGTGCATTCAGGTCGGCATTGATCTCGCCTCAGAATATGCCGGAAAAGGGTACCAACTCTTTGGCACCGGTGATATGGGCATAGGCAATACAACACCTTCCAGTGCAATCGCCTCTGTGATGACCGGCAGGGCAGTTGCCGACGTGACAGGCAGAGGTACTGGCATAACTGATCAGTCCCTGAAGCGGAAGATCGAAGTTATCGAAGAGAGTATAAAATTAAACAGACCTGATTCTTCAGATGCACTTGACGTTCTTGCAAAAGTAGGAGGTGCTGAGATTGGCGGGATTGCCGGCCTGATCCTCGGGGCTGCAGCCCACCGTATTCCTGTTGTTATCGATGGGTTTATCTCTACTGCCGGGGCCATTATTGCATACGGCATTGAGCCTAAGACAAAGGACTATATGATCGCAGGCCACAGTTCTGTCGAGATCGGACATAAGGCCATGCTCGAAAAGCTGGGGCTGGAGCCAATTCTGAATCTGAATCTGAGACTTGGTGAAGGCACAGGCGCTGCACTTGCGATGCATATGATCGAGGCAGGGCTGAGAATATACCGGGAAATGGCCACATTCGGTGAAGCGGGCGTCACCGACGACATTATCAATTAATGAAGAAGATGCTGCTTGCAATACAGTTTCTGACCATAATACCGGTGAAGATAAAAGGCGATGTATCTGAAAAGGACATGGTCGATTCATCCATATTCTTTCCGGTTGCGGGCGCCTGTCAGGGGCTGATGATCACATTGACAGCAGCGGTGATGGTTCGCTTCTTTGATGCAGCGGTTGTATGCGGCCTCATCATGTTAGCGCATATCATATCCAACGGAGGATTTGATCTGGACGGTCTTGCAGATACCGCTGACGGTCTGTCGGTGAAATCTTCAGGCAACGCTGCTTCAGATATCGAAAAGCGTCTGCTGGTTATGAAAGACAGCACGATAGGCGCAGCAGGGGCCACGGCAATAGTAATGTCGCTTATGCTGAAATTTCTGCTTTTGAACAGTCTTTTTCATCTGGTCCCACTGTCGCTTTTTCTTGGGGCCGTATTTATGATGACCGTATTTTCGAAGTGGGTAACAGTCCCTGCAATGCTGCATTGCCGCTCTGCGCGAAAGGATGGACTCGGCAGGATCTTTATCGATAATATCAAGGCTGGGCATCTGATCGGTTCAACGCTTGTTCTGTTTATTCTTTTTGTAGTCTCTTTTTTTTCGGTTCTGCAGGACCGATTCCATGTAGGCTACACGTTTCTTTTTGTTCTTCTCGTTGTATCGCAATATCTTTTATCCATCGCGGCGGTTCAGTTCTTCAGAAAAAGGCTCGGGGGAATGACCGGGGATACGCTCGGCGCACTGAGTGAGGCATCAGAGATAATTTCTTTAATGGTGACATATACATGGTTACGACACTCTATCTCATAAGGCACGGCGAGACAGAAGGCAGCGAGACAAAACGCTATAAGGGCAGCATTGATGTGCCTCTGTCTGAAAACGGCATAAGGCAGGTCGAAAGGACCTCCGTGTTTGTGGCCGCACAGGTGAAAGGCTCCTCTTCTTCAAGGCATATGAGCTATCTAAAAGATATTCATGACACGCAGGCGACTCTGTCAGGGTTTTCTGACAGGTTGAAGGCTGTCTATACATCTGATCTCTGCCGGGCGGTTAAAAGCGGAGAGATCGTTGCTGCTCCTCACGGCATTGTACCTATTGAGGTCACTGAACTCAGGGAACGGAGCTTCGGTATCTGGGAAGGCATGAGCTTTACAGAGATCAAGGAGCAGTATCCTGAGGAGTTTAATGCATGGGCAGACAACCCGCTGAAATATAGCCCTGTGGACGGTGAGAGCACGCTTGCGGTGAAAGAGAGGGTAATAACAGCACTGGATAAGATACTGTCAGGCCATGCCGGTGAATGCATCGCTGTTGTAGCTCACGGCGGCGTCAACAGGATAATCCTCTGTCATGTTCTGGGCATTCCGCTCGAAAACATATTCAGGATAGAACAGGATTATGCAGCTGTAAATGTTATCGAGTTCTGGGACAAGTATCCGGTTGTGAAGCTGATAAATGGCAATGCAAATGACTAAAGCGCTGATGATACAGGGCACGGGTTCAGGGGCAGGTAAGAGCCTTATTGCGGCAGCGTTATGCAGAATCTTTGCCGATGAAGGAGTGAGGGTCGCCCCATTTAAGGCACAGAATATGGCACTTAACTCGTTTATTACCCAGGAGGGCAGCGAGATCGGAAGGGCCCAGGCCCTGCAGGCAGAGGCGGCAAGAGTGGTACCGACTGTCGATATGAACCCGATACTGCTTAAGGCCTCTGGCGAGATGGGCTCCCAGGTGATTATCCATGGCAGGGCGTTTCGATATATGAAGGCGCAGGAATACTATACCTTTAAAAAAGAGGCATGGAAGGCGGTAACTGCATCGTATGAGAAACTTGCCAAGGCTTTCGATCTGATCATTATGGAAGGCGCAGGCAGTCCTGCAGAGATAAATCTTATGGATGTAGACATTGTGAATATGTCTGCTGCAAAAATGGCAAGAGCGCCTGTGCTGCTTGTCGGCGATATCGATAAGGGCGGGGTCTTTGCATCGCTTTACGGCACCGTGAAACTATTAGGCAGAGACAGCAGGCATATCAAGGGATTTATTATCAACAAGTTCCGTGGCGATATGGAGATTCTTCGACCCGGACTCCAGATGATACAGGACAGGACAGGGAAACCGGTTATCGGTGTGCTTCCCTATGTCCATGATCTGGGTCTGCCTGAAGAAGACGGCATGGCCCTGTCGCAAGGTTCAAGGAGCAGGGACCATGGCTCAAAAGAGATCCGAATAGTCATAGTCAGGCTGAAATATATCTCCAACTTCACAGACTTTGACCCGCTTGCTCAGGAACCTGATGTGGAACTCGTTTATTCCACCAATCCTGCTGAGATCGAAAATGCAGATATGGTTATTGTCCCCGGATCAAAAAATACCGTAAAGGATCTGCTGCTTCTGAGAAAGCAGGGCCTTGATAAAAGCATCAGCAGGGCTTTTGCAAAAGGCATTGAAATTATGGGTATGTGCGGAGGATATCAAATGTTAGGCAGCAGAATCCTCGATCCGCACCATGCAGAGAGTTCACATCCTGAAGTGGAAGGCCTTGGGCTTCTGAATATTGAGACTATTTTTGAAAATGAGAAGATTACCTGTCAGGTCGAGGCGGAAGAGGCAGGTATTAGGGATTGTGGATCAGGGATCGGAAATAGTGCCAACCCCCAAAACCAAATCCCTAATCCCCGCCTTTCTGGCTATGAGATACATATGGGCAGGAGCACTGGTGATATCGGGCTGTTCAGAATCAGGAGATTGTCTTCAGACTTATCACCCATCACCCATCACTCATCACGAATTCTGGACGGTTCAGTCAATAAAAACTGCTGGGGCACTTATCTGCACGGCATCTTTGACAACAACACATTCCGGCGTGATCTGCTTAACCGGATCAGGGAAAAGAAAGGCCTGCCTGTTCTGCCTGTTACGGTCGACTATACAGGAATGAAGGAAAAGGCATTGGACAATCTTGCTGCCATGGTAAAAAAGAATATCGACATGGAATTCCTCAGGAGGATCTTAACCCTGTGATCGGACCTCTCGAACTTATTCTGGCATTTATTCTGGACCTCGCCATAGGCGACCCGAGATGGCTGCCCCATCCTGTCAGGATCATCGGGAAGGCGATTTTGTATATGGAAGACCTTCTCAGATCTTTCTTTTCTGGAAGCAGGGAAAAGGCCGGAGGTGTCATCCTCATTCTTTTGATTGTACTTCCGTCTGCCCTTTTGACGTATCTGCTTTGTATTATGTTGAGAGAGGCGACATCAGGATTTCTTCTGATCATGAGCGAGGCACTCCTGATATATCTGGTCGGAACAACGATTGCCCTTCGGGAACTTGTTTCGTCAGCAAAACAGGTAATCGACTCGATAAAGGCCGGCATGCTTGATGATGCCAGACAACATCTGAGCATGATCGTTGGACGGGATACGGCGGAACTCTCTGAAGATGGAGTGCTGCGGGCAACAATCGAGACGCTTGCTGAAAACCTCTCTGACGGCGTAATCGCACCAGTTTTCTATCTCGCTATTGGCGGTCTGCCTCTTGCGATTGCATACAAGGCGATCAACACTTTAGACTCTATGGTCGGATACAAGAATGAAAAATATTTTCGTTTTGGCTGGGCGGCTGCAAGGCTCGACGATATCGCCAATTATATCCCTTCCCGATTGTCCGGATTGCTCGTCGTAATATCGTCATGTATTATTCAGAGGTCTTTTTCTGCGGCCCGTTATGCAATGAACATCATGTTCCGTGACAGCAGGAACCATACGAGCCCAAACAGCGGAGTACCTGAAGCTGCAATGGCAGGGGCACTTGGTATCAGGCTCGGGGGACCTTCAACGTATGGAGGTGTGGTAATCGCAAAGCCCTATATCGGTGATATCAGAAATATAGACTATCTTTCAGCCGCAAGGAAGACCGGCTCTATTGTTATTGTGGCTTCTGGGTTATCGGTAATCGCTGCTGCGGTCATACTCGAACTAGTGAGAACTTCGCGATGACAGGGCACGGCGGCAATATCCATAAGGCTTCGCAGATGTCTGGCCTGCCACTGAAACAAATTCTTGATTTCAGCGCATCCATTAATCCTCTTGGAGTGCCGAAGACTGCAATTGCGGCAATAAGAAAAGCAATAAGTCTTCTGCCACACTATCCTGAACCTTTTGCTGAGTCACTTGCCTCCTCTATTGCGCGGTATTATGGCGTTTCAGCCGAATCTGTGGTCTGCGGCAACGGCAGCACTGAACTCATATATCTGATCCCGCGGGTACTCAAACCGAAAAGGGTGCTGGTTACATCTCCCTCCTTTTCTGAGTATGAAAGGTCCTGCAGTAGTATTCGGAAGACAGACATCAGAAGGCTTAAGCTGGAACCCGAAAATAACTTTGATATAGCTTCTGAGGCATTTATTAGGTCGATGAAAGGTTGCGATCTGGCATTTCTCTGTAATCCGAACAATCCTACAGGAAGACTTTTAAAGAAAAAAGACGTTCTGAAGATCGCAAACGCAGCCAAGGATCTTGGATGTTATCTTGTTGTTGATGAAGCCTTTATGGATTTCTGTCCGGATGAAACGGTCATAAAGCATGTCAGCCGGAATCCGTATCTGATTGTGCTCAGGTCCATGACCAAGTTCTATGCGCTTGCCGGACTCAGGCTCGGGTTTGGAATATTTCCGCTCAAGGTGGCCCAGAGAATGAAGATGCAGAAAGAGCCATGGACAGTAAACTGTATTGCTGATGCTGTCGGCAGGGCTGTGCTCGAAGATACGGGGTGTCGGACAAAATCACTTGATATGATGCGTCGTGAAAAAAAGTATCTCGAAGAGGGCCTCGACAGACTGGCTATTAAATATATTCGTTCAAGCGCAAACTATTATCTGATCAAGATGAAAGATGCGCAGAAGGTTATTCATGCCCTCTCAAAGAAGGGTATCCTTTTAAGGGACTGCTCCAACTTCGATGGCCTCGGCGAAACATACCTTAGAATTGCGGTCCGTTCAAGAAAAGAAAATCGAATCCTGTTAAAGGAGTTGTCGAAATTATGTCCGGCATCGTAGTAGCAGGCACACACAGCGGTTGCGGCAAGACGACCGTAACACTCGGGTTGATGGCTGCCTTGAGGGAAAAGGGACTTATTGTCCAGCCATTCAAGTCAGGACCTGACTTTATCGATGCCGGTCTTCATCGGCTTGTAACTGACAGGCCTTCGAGGAACCTTGACCTCTGGATGTGCGGAGAAAATTATGTCAGAAACTGTTTTGTAAGGCATTCGCTTGATGCAGATATCTCGGTGGTCGAAGGAGTGATGGGGCTCTATGATGGTACCTTGAGCACTGCAGCGCTTGCCGGCTGTCTCGGGATTCCTGTTGTTCTTGTTGTCGATGCCTATGGCATGGCAGAGACAGCAGGGGCGATTGTGAAAGGGATGATCGATTTCAGCCCCCTCCTCTCTCCCCTCCTTGCCAAGGGACCAGAAGTAGGTGCTTTTAAGCAGGGGATGGGGGAGGTGAAGTCGCCACTTAATTTTGCCGGCGTTATCTTTAACCGTGTTGCATCAGAAAATCACTTTAAGCGGCTTAAGGAGAGTATTATAGATATGCCGGTGCTCGGCTATCTGCCGAGGGACCTGAACTTTGAAATACCCCACAGACACCTTGGTTTAACAACAGCTGAGGATAATCCTATTGCAAAGGAAAACATCGACAGACTTACCGATGCGGTCATAGGACAGATTGACGTTGATCGTATAATAAAGAGCGCGTCCAGGCTCAGAGGTCAAGGCCCG
Protein-coding regions in this window:
- a CDS encoding cobyrinate a,c-diamide synthase, with translation MSGIVVAGTHSGCGKTTVTLGLMAALREKGLIVQPFKSGPDFIDAGLHRLVTDRPSRNLDLWMCGENYVRNCFVRHSLDADISVVEGVMGLYDGTLSTAALAGCLGIPVVLVVDAYGMAETAGAIVKGMIDFSPLLSPLLAKGPEVGAFKQGMGEVKSPLNFAGVIFNRVASENHFKRLKESIIDMPVLGYLPRDLNFEIPHRHLGLTTAEDNPIAKENIDRLTDAVIGQIDVDRIIKSASRLRGQGPGLSDSEDQSPVTCRIAVARDRAFCFYYEDNLDLLREAGAELVFFSALEDTQLPVKIDGIYIGGGYPELHAEQLSRNSSMLMAIRNFAESGRTIYAECGGLMYLSKGIWKTEHERYKMAGVFPFETVMKKGRSRLGYREIGLTRDCLLGSSNEVARGHEFHYSEIMDGQDQGVARSYSVKNGSGDILSAAGFTYKRTLASYIHLHFGSNQAIAKAFINSCRDER